Proteins from a genomic interval of Gadus macrocephalus chromosome 2, ASM3116895v1:
- the LOC132449437 gene encoding uncharacterized protein LOC132449437, whose amino-acid sequence MEFGRFIDVYFELGLKYSDIKAILASRHAFQISERHLKRILRDRGHSRRKAYSDLSVLVDFISHQLQYSGQLHGYRWMYAKCREHGLRVRKEDVRLLLKELDPRGVSRRLARRLRRRNYFSKGPNFIWHIDSYDKLKPYGICINGSIDGFSRKMIWLNAYTTSSDPKLIGGYYIEAVQRLGGCPRVVRGDLGTENGYVRGFQRFLVPIQPDCTIDSYLEGASTANQRIEYWWGFLCRECMEFCLTLFADLRDNGFFDGGFLDKGLLQFCCMGLIQDELDDTAQVWNTHTIRPSKNPNVPSGRPNVMFAVPELYGTRDFLSPIEDGEFQLCKNECIFRQTKPCDPDLYELCNIFMAESNLTLATDPYQAVNLYMHLREAIRACV is encoded by the exons ATGGAGTTCGGGAGATTCATCGATGTTTATTTTGAGCTTGGCCTCAAATATTCGGACATCAAAGCCATACTTGCCAGTAGGCACGCTTTCCAGATAAGTGAGAGACATCTCAAGAGGATACTGCGAGATAGGGGACACTCTCGCCGCAAGGCATACTCTGACCTGTCGGTCCTGGTTGATTTTATTAGCCACCAACTGCAGTACTCCGGACAGCTTCACGGGTACCGATGGATGTACGCTAAATGCAGGGAGCATGGACTGCGtgtgaggaaagaggatgtGCGGTTGTTGTTAAAAGAGCTCGATCCAAGAGGAGTGTCAAGAAGGCTAGCGAGACGTCTCAGACGACGAAACTACTTCTCTAAAGGGCCGAACTTCATATGGCACATTGACTCTTATGATAAACTTAAGCCATATGGCATTTGTATCAATGGAAGTATTGATGGCTTCTCAAGGAAAATGATTTGGCTCAATGCTTACACGACAAGCAGTGACCCAAAGTTGATCGGAGGGTATTACATAGAAGCAGTGCAGCGTTTGGGTGGCTGTCCCAGAGTTGTGCGCGGCGATCTTGGAACCGAAAATGGCTACGTCAGAGGCTTTCAGCGTTTCCTCGTCCCCATCCAGCCAGACTGCACCATTGACAGTTACTTGGAGGGAGCCAGCACCGCCAATCAGAGGATTGAATATTGGTGGGGTTTTCTCTGTAGGGAGTGCATGGAGTTCTGCTTAACTTTGTTTGCAGACCTCAGAGACAACGGTTTCTTTGATGGTGGGTTTCTGGATAAAGGTCTCCTTCAGTTTTGTTGCATGGGACTCATCCAG gatgagttggatgacactgcacaggtttggaacacacacaccatcaggccatCGAAAAATCCTAACGTCCCCAGCGGTCGGCCGAACGTGATGTTTGCAGTACCTGAACTCTATGGGACAAGAgacttcctttccccaattGAAGATGGTGAATTTCAACTGTGCAAAAACGAATGCATCTTTCGCCAGACCAAACCGTGTGATCCAGATCTGTATGAACTATGCAACATCTTTATGGCTGAGTCCAATCTCACCCTAGCAACAGATCCATATCAGGCAGTGAACTTGTACATGCACCTCAGAGAGGCCATCAGGGCATGTGTGTAG